The genomic interval TCGGTAGAAGTTGCGTCCCAATGCGTCGGCGATGGACTTGCCGATGGAGGTTTTACCGACACCCGGCGGACCCACCAGCAGGATGATTGAGCCACTCACTTCACCCTTCATGATGCCGACAGCGAGGAACTCCAGTATCCGTTCTTTGACATCCTCCAGGCCGTAGTGGTCTTTGTCCAATGCCTTGCGAGCGAGCTCGATATCCAGTTTGTCGTCGGAGTTGTTCCCCCAGGGCAGCAGGGTGATCCAATCGATATAGTTGCGGGTGAGGGCGTATTCGGGAGAGCCGGTCTCCAGAATCGCCATCTTCTCCATCTCCTCCTCAAGGCGCTTTGATGCCTGCTCCGGGAGTGTGAGTGATTCCAGCCGATCACGGAATTTGTCCAACTCGGCAGTACGGTCATCCTTCTCGATGCCGAGCTCCTGTTGAATTGATTTCAACTGTTCGCGCAGGAAGAACTCCCGTTGCTGATGGTCCATCCTATCTTCAACCGACTTACGAATTTCGTGCTGTGCTCGGGCCAGTTTTAGCTCATTGCTAAGCAGTACCAGCACCTTCTCCATGCGAGGCATCAGGTTGACCGCTTCCAGTATCTCTTGCAGCTGTTGATTGCTGGCGGTGGTCAGGCTGGCGGCGAAATCGGCCAGATGGGAGGGGTCGTCGGGACCCAGGCGGTCAAGAAAGATGCGCAGCTCTTCCCCATACAGGGGGTTAAGAGGAACCAGTTCCTTAATAGTGTTGATCACCGCCATGGCGTAGGCCTTGATCTCCTCCTTCTTGGCACCGGGCTTCTCGTTGAAGTAGTGCACCTCGGCCTGGAACGGGGCATTTTTTCCGATCAGCTTATCGATGCGAAAGCGCTGTACACACTCCACCAACACCTGCAGACGACCCTCGACCATCTGCACCCGGTGGATTTTACAGGCAGTGCCTATCCTGCGCAGATCCCCCGGCCCAGCCTCTTCTGAGGTGGCGGCGTCGGTCATTACGATACCGATGACCTTTTGCTCCGACTTGCTCGCCGATTTGATGGTCTCACTCCAGTGCTCCGACTCCATTAACAGAGGGACGGCTTGACCCGGAAAGAAAGGGCGAGTGGCTATGGGGAGGAGATGAATCAGGTTTGGCAGAACCTCACCCGGCCGCAACAGTGCGCTGCCGGTGATGATATCTATAGTCTCTTGGTCGATAGTGTCGTCAATCATAAGTGCTCGTCACGGTGGTTCCGTTGCCGGTCTGTTTTTCAATTATAGAGAGATATTGAGACAGTTAGTGCTTTTTGCAAGCGAGATTAGAAAGAGTGACAAACTCCTCCAGGGTGAGGCGCTCAGCGCGAATGGAGGATTCAATACCCGCTTCTGTCATTGTTTCTGTGTCCACCAGATCACGCAGGCTGTTACGCAGTGTCTTGCGACGCTGTGAAAAAGCGGCGGTGACCATCTGGGCAAAAAAAGCACGGTCGCTAATGGCATAGGGTGGTTTTTCATAGGGGACCAGACGTACCAGGGCGGAGTTGACCTTGGGTGCCGGTTTGAATGCGCCGGGACCAATTTCAAACAGGGATTCCACACTGCATAGGGTCTGCAGCATCACAGTCAGTCTGCCGTAGACTTTGCTGCCCGGTTCTGCCGCCATGCGATCCACCACCTCTTTCTGCAGCATAAAGTGCATGTCACTGATGCAGTGTGACTGTTTCAGCAGGTGAAAGATGATGGGTGTGGAGATGTTGTAAGGCAAGTTGCCTACCAGTCGCAGTGGTTTTTCGTTTTCCACCAGGCTGCAGAAATCGAACTTTAGTGCATCAGCACTATGGAGGTGCAATTGTCCCAGGTCGGCGCACATCTCCGTCAGTGGTTGTATTAGATCGCGATCCAGTTCCACAGCATCCAGCGCGCCGGCGGCTCTCAATAACTCTTTGGTTATCGCTCCCTGCCCCGGTCCGATCTCTACCAGATGCTCCCCCTCTCTGGGTGCAATGGAGCGGACGATACGGCTGATGACGCCCTGATCGTGGAGGAAGTTCTGACCGAACCTTTTTCTTGCCTTGTGTTGTGCGGGATTACCCATGCTTAAGTCTGCAAAATCAGTAAGTTATAAAATGATAATATGGGAATACCCACTAAAATCACACAGTTAGAAAGTGATGGTGGGAATTATAACTCGCATCGGTAATTATTTTTGAGAGTTTGCTGTATGGCTGCTGTGGAAGTTATTGCTGTCGTTTAGGTTGAGTATTGATTTGGCTCTAATGTGCCAGAACCGGTGAATTCAAGGTGATAGCTCCTATATCCCCCAAAAGCGTAAATCATGGATTTATGTTGGGGAATTTGAAGTGAGGAAAATCAACTTCATAATGTCTATTTCGAGTTAGGGGAAGAGTCCTATTCAAACTGTCTGCATGGATA from Candidatus Sedimenticola sp. (ex Thyasira tokunagai) carries:
- the lon gene encoding endopeptidase La, with the translated sequence MIDDTIDQETIDIITGSALLRPGEVLPNLIHLLPIATRPFFPGQAVPLLMESEHWSETIKSASKSEQKVIGIVMTDAATSEEAGPGDLRRIGTACKIHRVQMVEGRLQVLVECVQRFRIDKLIGKNAPFQAEVHYFNEKPGAKKEEIKAYAMAVINTIKELVPLNPLYGEELRIFLDRLGPDDPSHLADFAASLTTASNQQLQEILEAVNLMPRMEKVLVLLSNELKLARAQHEIRKSVEDRMDHQQREFFLREQLKSIQQELGIEKDDRTAELDKFRDRLESLTLPEQASKRLEEEMEKMAILETGSPEYALTRNYIDWITLLPWGNNSDDKLDIELARKALDKDHYGLEDVKERILEFLAVGIMKGEVSGSIILLVGPPGVGKTSIGKSIADALGRNFYRFSVGGMRDEAEIKGHRRTYIGAMPGKFIQAMKEAGSANPVIMLDEIDKIGASYHGDPASALLEALDPEQNSDFLDHYLDLRFDLSKVLFVCTANQLDTIPAPLLDRMEMISLSGYIAQEKLQIARKYLLPRQLKRAGLKKNQLKLNAAALRAIIEGYARDAGVRRLEKQIGKIVRKSVVRILDGEATPITIEQDNLQEYLGSPIFRDERNLSGPGVVTGLAWTSMGGATLSIEAVRTHGFNRGFKLTGQLGDVMKESAEIAYGYVVSHADQFGADPAFFEKSFIHLHVPAGATPKDGPSAGITIASALLSLARNQPVRAIAMTGELTLTGHVFPIGGVREKMIAARRAGIRELILPEENRGEFSEVPEHIRKGIKVHFACTFEDVVPLLFSRKKGG
- the rsmA gene encoding 16S rRNA (adenine(1518)-N(6)/adenine(1519)-N(6))-dimethyltransferase RsmA, with product MGNPAQHKARKRFGQNFLHDQGVISRIVRSIAPREGEHLVEIGPGQGAITKELLRAAGALDAVELDRDLIQPLTEMCADLGQLHLHSADALKFDFCSLVENEKPLRLVGNLPYNISTPIIFHLLKQSHCISDMHFMLQKEVVDRMAAEPGSKVYGRLTVMLQTLCSVESLFEIGPGAFKPAPKVNSALVRLVPYEKPPYAISDRAFFAQMVTAAFSQRRKTLRNSLRDLVDTETMTEAGIESSIRAERLTLEEFVTLSNLACKKH